The following are from one region of the Littorina saxatilis isolate snail1 linkage group LG2, US_GU_Lsax_2.0, whole genome shotgun sequence genome:
- the LOC138960482 gene encoding dynein heavy chain-like — MAECVSAGGLGLYSWTEKTNINVCSVIHRSVSDVECTVCSVIHRSVSDVECTVCSVIHRSVSDVECTVCSVIHRSVSDVECNVCFVIHRSVSDVECTVCSVIHRSVSDVECTVCSVIHRSVSDVDCTVCSVIHRSVSDVECTVCSVIHRSVSDVECTVCSVIHRSVSDVECTVCSVIHRSVSDVECTVCSVIHRSVSDVECTVCSVIHRSVSDVECTVCSVIHRSVSDVESTVCSVIDRSVSDVECTVCSVVHRSVSDVECTVCSVIHRSVSDVECTVCSVIHRSVSDVECTVCSVIHRSVSDVDCTVCSVIHRSVSDVECTVCSVIHRSVSDVECTVCSVVHRSVSDVECTVCSVIHRSVSDVESTVCSVIHRSVSDVECTVCSVVHRSVSDVECTVCSVIHRSVSDVECTVCSVIHRSVSDVDCTVCSVIHRSVSDVECTVCSVIHRSVSDQC, encoded by the coding sequence ACAGAGAAAACGAACATTAATGTGTGTTCTGTCATTCACCGCTCTGTGTCTGATGTTGAATGCACTGTGTGTTCTGTCATTCACCGCTCTGTGTCTGATGTTGAATGCACCGTGTGTTCTGTCATTCACCGCTCTGTGTCTGATGTTGAATGCACCGTGTGTTCTGTCATTCACCGCTCTGTTTCTGATGTTGAATGCAACGTGTGTTTTGTCATTCACCGCTCTGTTTCTGATGTTGAATGCACTGTGTGTTCTGTCATTCACCGCTCTGTGTCTGATGTTGAATGCACTGTGTGTTCTGTCATTCACCGCTCTGTGTCTGATGTTGACTGCACCGTGTGTTCTGTCATTCACCGCTCTGTGTCTGATGTTGAATGCACCGTGTGTTCTGTCATTCACCGCTCTGTGTCTGATGTTGAATGCACCGTGTGTTCTGTCATTCACCGCTCTGTGTCTGATGTTGAATGCACCGTGTGTTCTGTCATTCACCGCTCTGTGTCTGATGTTGAATGCACCGTGTGTTCTGTCATTCACCGCTCTGTGTCTGATGTTGAATGCACCGTGTGTTCTGTCATTCACCGCTCTGTGTCTGATGTTGAATGCACGGTGTGTTCTGTCATTCACCGCTCTGTGTCTGATGTTGAAAGCACCGTGTGTTCTGTCATTGACCGTTCTGTGTCTGATGTTGAATGCACCGTGTGTTCTGTCGTTCACCGCTCTGTGTCTGATGTTGAATGCACCGTGTGTTCTGTCATTCACCGCTCTGTGTCTGATGTTGAATGCACCGTGTGTTCTGTCATTCACCGCTCTGTGTCTGATGTTGAATGCACCGTGTGTTCTGTCATTCACCGCTCTGTGTCTGATGTTGACTGCACCGTGTGTTCTGTCATTCACCGTTCTGTGTCTGATGTTGAATGCACCGTGTGTTCTGTCATTCACCGCTCTGTGTCTGATGTTGAATGCACCGTGTGTTCTGTCGTTCACCGCTCTGTGTCTGATGTTGAATGCACCGTGTGTTCTGTCATTCACCGCTCTGTGTCTGATGTTGAAAGCACCGTGTGTTCTGTCATTCACCGTTCTGTGTCTGATGTTGAATGCACCGTGTGTTCTGTCGTTCACCGTTCTGTGTCTGATGTTGAATGCACGGTGTGTTCTGTCATTCACCGCTCTGTGTCTGATGTTGAATGCACTGTGTGTTCTGTCATTCACCGCTCTGTGTCTGATGTTGACTGCACCGTGTGTTCTGTCATTCACCGCTCTGTGTCTGATGTTGAATGCACGGTGTGTTCTGTCATTCACCGCTCTGTGTCTGATCAGTGTTGA